A single region of the Armatimonadota bacterium genome encodes:
- a CDS encoding histidinol-phosphatase, whose product MQPWMVSLHGGHSGDYCDHAQGTLREIIETAIRMGFHTYGLAEHMPRVEDRFIYSEERSMGWDVEHLHRMFDAYAVETRALAEEYADRIVILRGFEAEVIPQDRYPDLIRQTLDRYQFDFFVGSAHYVREIIIDGPDEQFAHAIEVYDGLENMAVAYYETVADLIEAVSPPVIGHFDLVKKRARPHGPVDGPRAREAAYHALTLAKQHDCILDLNLAGWRKGLNEPYPAPWIVEMARELGIDFCFGDDSHGPHQVGENIEKGRLYLLEHGVKHIRALKPGGQSDVISLEA is encoded by the coding sequence ATGCAGCCATGGATGGTCTCTTTGCACGGAGGACACAGCGGCGACTATTGTGACCACGCCCAAGGGACCCTCCGAGAAATCATCGAAACGGCGATCCGCATGGGCTTCCACACTTATGGTCTCGCCGAGCATATGCCTCGCGTCGAGGATCGCTTCATTTACTCGGAAGAACGCTCGATGGGTTGGGATGTCGAACATCTCCACAGGATGTTCGACGCTTATGCCGTCGAGACCCGCGCACTGGCCGAGGAGTACGCCGATCGGATCGTCATTCTGAGAGGGTTTGAGGCCGAAGTGATCCCCCAGGACCGCTATCCGGACCTAATCCGACAAACCCTCGATCGCTATCAGTTTGACTTTTTTGTCGGCTCGGCGCACTACGTGCGCGAGATCATTATCGATGGGCCGGACGAGCAGTTTGCCCATGCGATCGAGGTATACGACGGTCTGGAGAACATGGCTGTGGCGTACTATGAAACGGTGGCCGATCTGATCGAGGCCGTCTCTCCGCCCGTGATCGGCCATTTTGATCTGGTCAAAAAGCGCGCTCGGCCCCATGGTCCGGTCGACGGTCCTCGCGCAAGGGAAGCGGCCTATCATGCCCTGACGCTGGCCAAACAGCATGACTGCATTCTCGATCTAAACCTTGCGGGTTGGCGAAAAGGGCTGAACGAACCCTATCCGGCGCCTTGGATAGTCGAAATGGCGCGAGAATTAGGCATCGACTTTTGCTTTGGCGACGACAGCCACGGCCCTCATCAAGTGGGCGAGAACATTGAAAAAGGCCGCCTCTATCTGCTCGAACACGGCGTCAAGCACATTCGCGCTCTCAAACCCGGCGGACAATCCGATGTGATCTCTCTGGAGGCTTAG